In Camelina sativa cultivar DH55 chromosome 16, Cs, whole genome shotgun sequence, a single window of DNA contains:
- the LOC104786483 gene encoding delta-9 acyl-lipid desaturase 2 translates to MSVTSTVEENHRKNPSSSPVEEEKKKRRWVFWDRRWRRLDYVKFSASFIVHSLALLAPFYFTWSALWVTFLFYTIGGLGITVSYHRNLAHRSFKVPKWLEYLLAYCALLAIQGDPIDWVSTHRYHHQFTDSERDPHSPKEGFWFSHLLWIYDSAYLVSKCGKRANVEDLKRQWFYRFLQKTVMFHILGLGCILFYLGGMSFVTWGMGVGAALEVHVTCLINSLCHIWGTRTWKTNDTSRNVWWLSVFSFGESWHNNHHAFESSARQGLEWWQIDISWYIVRFLEIIGLATDVKVPTEAQRRRMAIVR, encoded by the exons ATGTCGGTGACGTCGACGGTGGAGGAGAACCACCGGAAAAATCCATCTTCTTCgccggtggaggaggagaagaagaagaggagatggGTGTTTTGGGAtagaaggtggaggagattaGATTACGTCAAATTCTCAGCATCTTTCATTGTTCATTCTCTTGCTCTCTTGGCTCCGTTTTATTTCACGTGGTCGGCTCTTTGGGTTACGTTTCTGTTTTACACCATCGGTGGTCTTGGTATCACGGTGTCTTATCACCGTAACTTGGCTCACCGCAGTTTCAAAGTCCCTAAATGGCTTGAGTATCTCTTAGCCTATTGTGCCCTTCTCGCTATTcag ggagatccGATTGATTGGGTGAGTACTCATCGATACCATCATCAGTTTACTGATTCAGAACGTGATCCTCATAGTCCCAAGGAAGGTTTTTGGTTTAGCCATCTTCTATGGATCTATGACTCTGCCTACCTTGTTTCAAag tgtggAAAAAGAGCAAATGTGGAGGATTTGAAGAGGCAGTGGTTTTATAGGTTTCTTCAAAAAACTGTCATGTTTCACATTTTAGGATTGGGTTGCATTCTCTTCTATCTTGGTGGCATGTCCTTCGTTACTTGGGGAATG GGGGTTGGAGCAGCATTGGAAGTGCACGTGACTTGCCTCATAAATTCACTCTGCCATATTTGGGGCACTCGAACATGGAAGACCAATGACACTTCTCGCAATGTTTG gTGGTTATCGGTATTTTCATTCGGAGAGAGCTGGCACAACAATCATCATGCCTTTGAGTCGTCAGCTAGACAAGGACTTGAATGGTGGCAAATTGACATTTCTTGGTACATTGTTCGGTTTCTTGAAATTATCGGTTTAGCCACCGATGTGAAAGTGCCAACGGAGGCTCAGCGACGTCGTATGGCTATTGTTCGTTGA
- the LOC104749720 gene encoding B-box zinc finger protein 25 has translation MKIQCDVCEKAPATLICCADEAALCARCDVEIHAANKLASKHQRLFLDSLSTKFPPCDICLEKAAFIFCVEDRALLCRDCDEATHAPNTRSANHQRFLATGIRVALSSTSCSQEVEKNHFDPSNQQNAKQVLSKPQTQQSPTPSPLWATDEFFSYSDLDCSNKEKEQLDIGELDWLAEMGFFCGQPDQEALPAAEVPELSFSHLAHVHSDNRAMKSNVSNKKPRLEIRYDDDEDHFLVPDLG, from the exons ATGAAGATACAATGTGATGTGTGTGAGAAAGCTCCGGCTACACTTATATGTTGTGCCGATGAAGCTGCTCTGTGCGCTAGATGTGACGTTGAGATTCATGCTGCTAATAAGCTGGCCAGCAAACACCAGCGCCTTTTTCTTGACTCTCTATCAACTAAATTCCCTCCCTGCGACATCTGCCTT GAGAAGGCAGCTTTCATATTCTGTGTAGAGGATAGAGCTCTTCTCTGCAGAGACTGCGACGAGGCTACCCATGCGCCAAATACTCGCTCTGCTAATCACCAGAGGTTCTTAGCAACTGGAATCCGAGTTGCTCTTAGTTCCACTAGCTGCAGTCAAGAAGTGGAGAAGAATCACTTTGACCCATCTAACCAGCAGAATGCAAAGCAGGTTCTCTCTAAACCACAAACTCAGCAATCCCCTACTCCATCTCCTTTGTGGGCTACGGATGAATTCTTCAGCTACTCTGATCTTGACTGCAGTAACAAG GAGAAAGAGCAGCTTGATATCGGAGAGCTGGATTGGCTTGCAGAGATGGGTTTCTTTTGTGGCCAGCCTGATCAAGAGGCTCTACCGGCAGCTGAAGTTCCCGAGCTCTCGTTTTCACATTTGGCCCATGTTCATTCCGACAACAGAGCCATGAAGTCCAATGTTTCGAATAAGAAGCCGAGGCTTGAGATCcgttatgatgatgatgaagaccaCTTCCTTGTACCCGACCTAGGCTAA
- the LOC104749721 gene encoding probable fructokinase-1 — protein MASNGEKGLIVSFGEMLIDFVPTESGVSLAEAPGFLKAPGGAPANVAIAVSRLGGRSAFVGKLGDDEFGHMLAGILRKNGVADQGINFDTGARTALAFVTLRADGDREFMFYRNPSADMLLRPDELNLDLIRSAKVFHYGSISLIVEPCRSAHLKAMEVAKEAGALLSYDPNLREPLWPSKEEAKTQIMSIWDKAEIIKVSDVELEFLTGSNKIDDDTAMSLWHPNLKLLLVTLGEKGCRYYTKSFKGSVDPFHVNAVDTTGAGDSFVGALLNQIVDDQSVLENEERLRKVLRFANACGAITTTKKGAIPALPSDAEVRSFLEGK, from the exons ATGGCATCCAACGGTGAAAAAGGACTGATCGTAAGCTTCGGCGAGATGCTAATCGATTTCGTACCAACCGAATCAGGCGTATCTCTCGCCGAAGCTCCTGGTTTTCTCAAAGCTCCAGGCGGTGCTCCAGCCAACGTCGCGATCGCAGTTTCTCGTCTCGGCGGACGATCCGCTTTCGTCGGAAAACTCGGTGACGACGAGTTCGGTCATATGCTCGCTGGGATTCTAAGGAAGAACGGTGTCGCTGATCAAGGGATCAACTTCGATACGGGAGCTAGAACTGCTTTAGCTTTCGTTACGTTGCGTGCTGATGGAGATCGCGAGTTTATGTTTTACCGGAATCCTAGCGCCGATATGCTTCTCCGTCCTGATGAACTCAATCTCGACCTCATCAGATCC GCGAAAGTGTTTCACTATGGGTCGATAAGTTTGATAGTGGAGCCATGTAGGTCTGCTCATTTGAAGGCTATGGAAGTAGCGAAAGAAGCTGGAGCTCTTCTTTCCTACGACCCTAACCTTAGAGAACCTTTGTGGCCATCAAAGGAAGAAGCCAAGACACAGATTATGAGTATTTGGGACAAAGCTGAGATCATCAAGGTGAGCGACGTTGAGCTTGAGTTTTTAACTGGAAGCAACAAGATTGATGATGACACCGCAATGTCCTTGTGGCATCCTAACTTGAAGCTCCTGCTTGTCACTCTCGGTGAAAAGGGATGTCGGTATTACACTAAG AGTTTCAAAGGATCCGTTGACCCTTTCCATGTGAACGCTGTGGATACAACCGGAGCTGGAGACTCCTTTGTCGGTGCTCTCCTAAACCAGATTGTCGACGATCAGTCCGTTCTCGAG AacgaagagagattgagaaaagTGTTGAGATTCGCCAACGCTTGTGGAGCAATCACCACGACCAAAAAAGGAGCCATTCCAGCTCTTCCCTCAGATGCTGAAGTTCGCAGCTTTCTCGAAGGGAAATAG
- the LOC104749715 gene encoding uncharacterized protein LOC104749715, which translates to MMKKQLVVVVMLFVMFVVFLDATQVEAIRSFPETVEDIGLLFQALQRGPVRGSGRNGCTNIPRGSGRCHN; encoded by the coding sequence ATGATGAAGAAACAATTGGTTGTCGTAGTTATGTTATTTGTTATGTTCGTTGTTTTCTTGGACGCTACGCAAGTTGAAGCCATAAGGTCTTTCCCGGAGACCGTCGAGGATATCGGGCTTCTGTTTCAGGCGCTGCAAAGAGGTCCGGTCCGTGGCTCTGGTCGGAACGGTTGCACCAATATACCTCGCGGTTCAGGCAGATGCCATAACTGA
- the LOC104749716 gene encoding hydroxyacylglutathione hydrolase 2, mitochondrial, with translation MQAISKASSAISFFRCSGKLSSQPCVRQLNLRKGLVCRVMKLVSSPLRTLRGAGKSIRVSKFCSVSNLSSLQIELVPCLKDNYAYILHDEDTGTVGVVDPSEAEPVIDSLKRSGRNLTYILNTHHHYDHTGGNLELKDRYGAKVIGSAADKDRIPGIDIALKDGDKWMFAGHEVHVMDTPGHTKGHISLYFPGSRAIFTGDTLFSLSCGKLFEGTPKQMLASLQKIISLPDDTSIYCGHEYTLSNSKFALSLEPNNEVLQSYAAHVADLRSKKLPTIPTTLKMEKACNPFLRSSNTDIRRALRIPETSDEAEALGIIRQA, from the exons ATGCAAGCCATCTCGAAAGCTTCTTCTGCTATCTCATTCTTTCGCTGTTCTGGG AAGCTATCAAGCCAGCCATGTGTGAGACAGCTTAACCTCAGAAAGGGTCTTGTGTGCAGAGTCATGAAGCTGGTCTCTTCACCTCTTAGGACTTTGCGTGGTGCTGGTAAATCTATCCGAGTCTCCAAGTTCTGCAGTGTCTCTAACCTCTCCTCTTTGCAAATTGAACTG gTGCCTTGTCTTAAGGACAACTATGCTTATATATTGCATGACGAGGACACTGGTACAGTTGGGGTAGTTGACCCTTCTGAAGCTGAACCTGTTATCGATTCTTTGAAGAGGAGTGGTCGAAATCTAACATACATATTAAATACACATCATCATTATGATCACACTGGTGGGAATTTGGAACTAAAAGACAGGTACGGTGCAAAg GTGATTGGCTCAGCGGCGGATAAAGACCGGATTCCTGGAATTGATATAGCCTTGAAGGATGGTGACAAATGGATGTTCGCTGGTCATGAAGTCCATGTTATGGATACTCCTGGCCACACAAAAG GCCATATCAGCTTATACTTTCCAGGATCACGAGCTATCTTCACCGGGGACACTTTGTTTAGCTTATCATGTGGTAAACTCTTTGAAGGCACTCCTAAACAG ATGCTTGCTTCTCTccaaaaaatcatatctttacCAGATGACACAAGCATATACTGTGGTCATGAATATACACTG AGTAACTCCAAGTTTGCGTTGTCTCTAGAGCCAAACAACGAAGTACTCCAGTCTTATGCAGCTCATGTTGCAGACCTCCGTAGCAAGAAATTACCTACg ATTCCAACAACACTGAAGATGGAGAAAGCTTGTAACCCGTTCCTCCGCAGTTCGAATACAGATATTAGACGGGCTTTACGCATCCCAGAGACATCAGACGAAGCAGAAGCTTTAGGGATCATCCGACAAGCATAG
- the LOC104749718 gene encoding probable transcription factor PosF21 → MDKEKSPAPCGGGLPPPSPSGRCSAFSDSGPSGHGSDANRMSHDISRMLDNPPKKIGHRRAHSEILTLPDDLSFDSDLGVVGNAADGPSFSDETDEDLLSMYLDMDKFNSSATSSAQVGEPSGGTPWKNESMMQTGSASNPQNTLNSFGERPRIRHQHSQSMDGSMNINEMLMSGNEDDSVIDAKKSMSATKLAELALIDPKRAKRIWANRQSAARSKERKTRYIFELERKVQTLQTEATTLSAQLTLLQRDTNGLTVENNELKLRLQTMEQQVHLQDELNEALKEEIQHLKVLTGQVAPSALNYGSFGSNQQFYSNNQSMQTILAAQQFQQLQIHSQKQQQQQQQQQQQQQQQQYQFQQQQMQQLMQQRIQQQEQQNGVRIKPSQAQKES, encoded by the exons ATGGATAAGGAGAAGTCTCCGGCACCTTGTGGAGGAGGTCTTCCTCCTCCATCTCCATCAGGTCGGTGCTCTGCATTCTCAGATTCTGGTCCCAGTGGTCATGGATCAGATGCTAACCGAATGAGCCATGATATTAGCCGTATGCTTGATAACCCACCTAAGAAGATTGGACACCGTCGAGCTCATTCTGAAATCCTTACTCTCCCAGATGATTTGAGCTTTGATAGTGATCTTGGTGTTGTTGGTAATGCTGCTGATGGACCTTCTTTCTCTGATGAGACTGACGAAGACTTACTCTCTATGTATCTTGATATGGATAAGTTCAATTCTTCTGCCACGTCTTCGGCTCAAGTGGGTGAGCCATCAGGAGGAACTCCTTGGAAAAACGAGTCAATGATGCAGACAGGCTCGGCATCCAATCCTCAGAATACACTCAATAGTTTTGGCGAAAGACCAAGGATCAGGCACCAACACAGCCAGTCTATGGATGGTTCAATGAATATCAATGAGATGCTAATGTCCGGGAATGAAGATGATTCTGTCATTGATGCTAAGAAGTCCATGTCTGCTACTAAACTTGCTGAGCTTGCTCTCATCGATCCAAAACGTGCCAAGAG GATATGGGCAAACAGGCAGTCCGCTGCAAGATCAAAAGAAAGGAAGACGAGATACATATTTGAGCTTGAGAGAAAAGTACAGACTTTGCAAACGGAGGCTACAACTCTCTCAGCCCAGTTGACTCTCTTACAG AGAGACACAAATGGCTTGACTGTAGAAAACAATGAGCTGAAGCTGCGGTTACAAACAATGGAGCAGCAAGTTCACTTGCAAGATG AACTCAACGAAGCACTTAAGGAAGAGATCCAGCATCTGAAGGTGTTGACTGGCCAAGTTGCTCCATCAGCGTTGAACTATGGGTCGTTTGGATCAAACCAACAATTCTATTCCAACAATCAGTCAATGCAAACAATCTTAGCCgcacaacagttccagcaacTTCAAATTCATTCacagaagcagcagcaacaacaacaacaacagcagcaacagcaacagcaacagcagtATCAGTTTCAACAGCAACAGATGCAACAGCTTATGCAGCAGCGAATTCAACAGCAGGAACAACAAAATGGAGTAAGAATTAAGCCTTCTCAAGCTCAGAAAGAGAGCTGA